One Obesumbacterium proteus DNA window includes the following coding sequences:
- a CDS encoding co-chaperone YbbN — MLNNSVITVTEANLHQTLEQSASIPVLFYFWSERSQHCLQLNPILDKLASEYAGQFVLAKVDCDAEQMVASQFGLRAIPTVYLFKDGQPVDGFQGPQSEEFIRELLGRFLPKEEELKAAQAAEFIAEGKMAEALPLLKEARALDSKHSDIALMLAEVQIALNRSDEAEAVLATIPMQDQDSRYQGLVAQIELLKQAADTPEIQLLQKQVEAEPENAVIASQLALQLHQVGRNEEALELLMVHLRKDLTAADGAARKTLMDILAALGNGDALASKYRKQLYSLLY, encoded by the coding sequence ATGCTAAATAATTCCGTGATCACCGTTACCGAAGCCAACCTACATCAGACGCTAGAGCAGTCTGCGTCTATTCCGGTGCTGTTCTACTTCTGGTCTGAACGCAGCCAGCATTGCCTGCAGCTCAACCCGATTCTCGACAAACTCGCGTCAGAATACGCAGGCCAGTTCGTGCTGGCTAAAGTTGACTGCGACGCAGAGCAAATGGTGGCCTCACAGTTTGGCCTGCGTGCCATCCCAACAGTTTATCTCTTTAAAGATGGCCAGCCTGTGGATGGCTTCCAAGGGCCACAGTCTGAAGAGTTCATCCGCGAGCTGTTAGGCCGCTTCTTACCGAAAGAAGAAGAGTTGAAAGCCGCACAGGCAGCAGAATTTATCGCCGAAGGCAAAATGGCGGAAGCCTTACCACTGCTGAAAGAAGCGCGTGCGTTGGATTCAAAACACAGCGACATCGCGCTGATGCTGGCCGAAGTGCAGATCGCGCTTAACCGCAGCGATGAAGCAGAAGCCGTGCTAGCAACTATCCCAATGCAGGATCAGGACTCTCGCTATCAAGGCCTCGTGGCGCAAATCGAATTACTGAAACAAGCCGCCGATACCCCTGAGATTCAGCTGCTGCAAAAACAAGTAGAAGCAGAACCTGAAAATGCGGTCATTGCCTCTCAGCTGGCTTTACAGCTGCATCAGGTCGGACGCAACGAAGAGGCTCTTGAGCTGCTGATGGTTCATCTACGCAAAGATCTCACCGCCGCCGACGGTGCTGCGCGTAAAACCCTGATGGACATTCTTGCCGCGTTAGGAAACGGTGATGCACTGGCGTCTAAGTACCGGAAACAGCTGTATTCATTGTTGTATTAA
- the ybbP gene encoding putative ABC transporter permease subunit YbbP: protein MILRWFWREWKSPSLLIVWMALTLAVACVLALGSISDRMERGLSQQSRDFLAGDKVLRSAHPADEQWLTQAKHDGLNVSRQLSFTTMTFAGDRPQLADVKATDTLYPLYGELITQPAGLRPEPGEVLVASRLLSLLNLKVGDSLDVGDATLKVAGVVVQEPDNGFNPFQTAPRILINLADVDKTGAVQPGSRLSYRYMFAGPADAIERFTQYLTPKLKPDQKLFGLEESGGTLGKSLQRSQQFLLLSALLTLLLAVAAVTVAMNHYCRSRYELVAILKTLGAGRKTLLRLIAGQWLALLLVSGVAGSALGLLFEALLIRLLAPVLPAELPAAGGWPWVWALGGMVLISLVVGLRPYRQLIATQPLRVLRSDAFRVVWPLRYYLPITALILVAGLISLVGLSTLLWSLLLGMVALAFLLSVVGWGGLVVLRRLTLKNLALRLAVNRLLRQPAATISQLAAFSLSFMLLALLLVLRGDLLDRWQQQLPPDSPNYFLMNMTEQQVPLVKNFLEQHQVEARTFYPVVRVRLTEINGHEATKLIAEDAPGGEAVNRELNLTWQDKLPDHNPLTAGYWPPKTGEVSIEQGIAERLGLGIGDEVTFSGDTQNFSAKITSLRKVDWESLRPNFYFIFPPHALDGQPQTWLTSFRYVGNEQLLTQLNRQFPTLSLLDIGAILQQASQVLQQVSRALEVMVILVIICGVLLLMAQVQVGMQQRRQELRVYRTLGAGMRLLRRTLWSEFALLGLVSGIAAAAGAEVALWLLQRQVFDFPWQPNYLMWALVPISGALLLSLCGGFLGARLLKR, encoded by the coding sequence ATGATTCTGCGTTGGTTTTGGCGCGAGTGGAAATCGCCTTCGCTATTGATTGTGTGGATGGCTTTAACGTTGGCGGTGGCCTGCGTTTTGGCGCTAGGAAGTATCAGTGATCGAATGGAGCGCGGGCTGAGTCAACAAAGCCGTGATTTTCTGGCCGGTGATAAAGTATTGCGCAGCGCACATCCTGCCGATGAACAGTGGCTAACGCAGGCTAAGCACGATGGGTTAAACGTAAGCCGCCAGCTTTCGTTTACCACCATGACGTTTGCCGGAGATAGACCGCAGCTGGCGGATGTAAAGGCAACCGACACGCTTTATCCGCTGTACGGTGAGCTAATTACGCAACCTGCCGGATTACGCCCTGAGCCGGGCGAAGTGCTGGTCGCCTCACGTTTGCTCTCGCTGCTAAATTTAAAGGTGGGGGATAGCTTAGATGTGGGGGACGCAACGCTAAAAGTGGCTGGTGTGGTAGTGCAAGAGCCTGATAACGGGTTTAATCCGTTTCAAACTGCGCCAAGAATTCTTATCAATCTCGCCGATGTTGATAAAACGGGCGCGGTGCAGCCGGGCAGTCGCCTGAGCTATCGCTATATGTTTGCCGGCCCTGCTGATGCTATCGAACGGTTTACGCAGTATCTGACACCAAAGCTGAAGCCTGACCAAAAACTGTTTGGGCTGGAGGAATCGGGCGGGACGCTGGGTAAATCATTGCAGCGCTCGCAGCAATTTTTGCTGTTATCCGCGTTACTCACGCTTTTACTTGCGGTGGCGGCTGTCACCGTTGCGATGAACCATTATTGCCGCAGTCGCTATGAACTGGTGGCGATCCTAAAAACGCTCGGTGCCGGGCGTAAAACGCTGCTGCGTTTAATTGCGGGACAATGGTTGGCCTTGCTGCTGGTATCTGGTGTTGCGGGAAGCGCGCTAGGACTCTTGTTTGAAGCGCTATTGATCCGCTTGTTGGCTCCTGTGTTACCGGCCGAACTGCCTGCTGCGGGAGGCTGGCCTTGGGTTTGGGCGCTAGGGGGCATGGTTCTGATTTCGCTGGTGGTTGGGTTAAGACCTTATCGCCAGCTGATAGCCACTCAGCCGTTGCGCGTGCTGCGTAGCGATGCGTTTCGCGTGGTGTGGCCGCTGCGTTATTACCTTCCGATCACGGCACTGATTTTAGTTGCGGGGTTGATATCGTTAGTTGGGCTGAGCACGCTGCTGTGGTCACTGCTGTTGGGCATGGTGGCACTGGCGTTTCTGCTTAGCGTGGTGGGCTGGGGAGGGTTAGTTGTTCTGCGTAGGCTCACGCTTAAGAATTTGGCGTTACGTTTAGCGGTTAACCGTTTATTGCGCCAACCAGCGGCGACAATCAGTCAACTGGCGGCGTTCTCACTGTCGTTCATGCTTTTGGCTTTGCTGCTCGTATTGCGCGGTGATTTACTTGATCGTTGGCAGCAGCAATTGCCGCCGGACAGCCCGAACTATTTTCTGATGAATATGACGGAGCAGCAGGTTCCGCTGGTAAAAAATTTCCTTGAGCAACATCAGGTTGAGGCGCGTACATTTTATCCCGTGGTGCGTGTGCGTTTAACTGAAATTAACGGGCATGAAGCGACTAAATTAATTGCTGAAGATGCGCCGGGCGGTGAAGCGGTTAACCGTGAGCTGAATCTGACGTGGCAAGATAAGTTACCGGATCATAATCCGTTAACGGCGGGGTATTGGCCACCGAAGACCGGCGAGGTTTCCATCGAGCAGGGAATTGCCGAACGCCTTGGCTTGGGAATCGGTGATGAGGTGACGTTTAGTGGCGATACGCAAAATTTTAGCGCCAAAATCACTAGCCTACGCAAGGTTGATTGGGAAAGCCTGCGGCCAAACTTCTACTTCATTTTCCCTCCGCACGCCTTGGATGGCCAGCCGCAAACGTGGCTAACCAGTTTCCGCTATGTGGGCAACGAACAGCTGTTGACTCAGCTTAATCGGCAATTTCCAACGCTGAGCCTGCTTGATATTGGTGCGATATTGCAACAGGCGAGTCAGGTGTTACAGCAGGTAAGCCGTGCATTAGAAGTGATGGTGATTCTGGTAATTATCTGCGGCGTATTGCTATTAATGGCGCAGGTGCAGGTGGGTATGCAGCAACGCCGACAGGAGCTCAGGGTTTATCGTACTCTGGGGGCGGGAATGCGTTTGCTGCGCCGCACGCTGTGGAGCGAATTTGCCTTATTAGGATTGGTGTCTGGTATTGCGGCGGCGGCTGGTGCCGAAGTGGCATTGTGGTTGCTGCAACGACAGGTATTTGATTTTCCGTGGCAGCCGAATTACTTAATGTGGGCTTTAGTTCCTATTAGCGGAGCGCTGTTGCTTTCATTGTGTGGTGGTTTCTTAGGTGCTCGTTTGCTTAAGCGATAA
- the ybbA gene encoding putative ABC transporter ATP-binding protein YbbA: protein MPTENVLEVHHLAKEVGQGDSQLSILTGVELVVKPAQTLALIGESGSGKSTLLGILAGLDDGTRGEVSLLGQRLDQMDEEQRAALRARDVGFVFQSFMLVPTLTALENVQLPALLRGDSDRQSRQQAVQLLEQLGLGKRLNHLPAQLSGGEQQRVALARAFSGRPKVLFADEPTGNLDRHTGDRIADLLFSLNTDFDTTLILVTHDPQLAARCQRRMRLVEGVLQEEA, encoded by the coding sequence ATGCCAACGGAAAATGTTCTTGAAGTTCATCATTTAGCCAAAGAGGTTGGTCAAGGTGATAGTCAGCTTTCCATCCTTACCGGAGTTGAGCTGGTTGTCAAACCGGCGCAGACATTAGCGTTAATTGGCGAGTCGGGCTCGGGTAAATCAACGCTGCTGGGGATTTTAGCCGGTTTAGATGATGGAACGCGTGGGGAGGTTTCCCTTTTAGGCCAGCGTTTAGATCAAATGGACGAGGAACAACGGGCGGCGCTGCGTGCACGTGACGTTGGCTTTGTGTTTCAGTCTTTCATGCTGGTGCCCACGCTCACGGCATTGGAAAACGTTCAGCTCCCGGCGCTGCTGCGCGGCGATAGCGATCGTCAAAGCCGTCAACAGGCGGTGCAGCTGTTAGAGCAGCTCGGACTGGGCAAGCGTTTGAATCATCTACCCGCACAGCTTTCTGGAGGAGAACAGCAGCGCGTGGCGTTGGCGCGTGCGTTTAGCGGACGTCCCAAAGTACTATTTGCCGATGAGCCAACCGGCAATCTCGATCGCCACACCGGCGATCGTATCGCCGATCTCCTGTTTTCCCTGAATACCGATTTTGATACCACGTTGATTCTGGTGACTCACGATCCTCAGTTGGCCGCAAGATGCCAGCGGCGTATGCGCTTGGTTGAAGGCGTGTTGCAGGAGGAAGCATGA
- the hutU gene encoding urocanate hydratase, producing MTLPNRLREIDIRAPRGTQLNAKSWQTEAPLRMLMNNLDPEVAENPHELVVYGGIGRAARNWECYDKIVETLKKLNDDETLLVQSGKPVGVFKTHSNAPRVLIANSNLVPHWATWEHFNELDAKGLAMYGQMTAGSWIYIGSQGIVQGTYETFVEAGRQHYNGDLTGRWVLTAGLGGMGGAQPLAATMAGLTSLNIECQQSRIDFRLKTGYVDEQATDLDDALARIKRYTDAGKAISIALCGNAAEILPELVRRGVRPDMVTDQTSAHDPLNGYLPKGWTWEAYRERAQAEPAFVVNAAKESMAEHVEAMLAFQKMGIPTFDYGNNIRQMAKEMGVTNAFDFPGFVPAYIRPLFCRGVGPFRWAALSGDPEDIFKTDAMVKELIPDDEHLHHWLDMARERIHFQGLPARICWVGLGQRAKLGLAFNEMVRSGALSAPIVIGRDHLDSGSVASPNRETESMQDGSDAVSDWPLLNALLNTASGATWVSLHHGGGVGMGFSQHSGMVIVCDGTDEAAERIARVLHNDPATGVMRHADAGYEIAIECAHEQGLNLPMITSAQGKK from the coding sequence GTGACTCTTCCAAACCGACTGCGTGAAATCGACATCCGCGCCCCGCGTGGTACTCAACTCAATGCCAAAAGCTGGCAGACCGAAGCACCATTGCGCATGCTAATGAATAATCTCGATCCTGAAGTTGCCGAAAATCCTCATGAATTAGTGGTTTATGGCGGCATCGGGCGCGCAGCACGCAACTGGGAGTGCTACGATAAAATCGTTGAAACACTAAAAAAATTAAACGACGACGAAACTCTGCTGGTGCAATCTGGCAAACCCGTTGGCGTATTCAAAACCCACAGCAATGCACCGCGCGTATTGATTGCTAACTCCAATCTGGTACCTCACTGGGCAACGTGGGAACACTTCAATGAGCTCGATGCCAAGGGCTTGGCAATGTATGGCCAAATGACCGCTGGCAGCTGGATTTACATCGGTAGCCAAGGCATCGTTCAGGGCACCTATGAAACGTTTGTGGAAGCAGGCCGCCAGCATTACAACGGCGATCTGACCGGTCGTTGGGTTCTGACCGCAGGCTTAGGCGGCATGGGTGGCGCTCAGCCGCTAGCCGCAACCATGGCAGGGCTGACGTCATTGAACATCGAATGCCAGCAAAGCCGTATCGACTTCCGTTTGAAAACGGGCTACGTCGACGAACAGGCAACCGATCTGGATGACGCGCTGGCACGCATCAAACGTTATACCGACGCTGGCAAAGCTATCTCTATTGCCCTTTGCGGGAATGCGGCAGAAATTCTGCCTGAATTAGTTCGTCGCGGTGTACGCCCAGACATGGTGACTGACCAAACCAGCGCACACGACCCGCTCAATGGCTATTTGCCGAAAGGCTGGACGTGGGAAGCGTATCGCGAGCGAGCACAGGCCGAGCCCGCATTCGTGGTGAACGCCGCTAAAGAGTCCATGGCTGAGCACGTTGAAGCCATGCTGGCTTTCCAAAAGATGGGCATTCCAACCTTTGACTATGGCAACAACATCCGCCAGATGGCCAAAGAGATGGGCGTGACTAACGCTTTCGACTTCCCCGGTTTTGTCCCAGCTTACATTCGCCCACTGTTCTGCCGTGGCGTAGGCCCGTTCCGCTGGGCGGCATTGTCAGGCGATCCTGAAGATATCTTCAAAACCGATGCCATGGTCAAAGAACTTATTCCTGACGATGAACATCTGCATCACTGGCTGGATATGGCGCGTGAGCGCATTCACTTCCAAGGACTGCCAGCGCGTATTTGCTGGGTTGGCTTAGGCCAGCGCGCTAAGTTAGGTTTAGCTTTCAATGAAATGGTACGCAGCGGCGCGCTTTCCGCCCCTATTGTGATAGGTCGCGACCACTTAGACTCAGGCTCGGTTGCGAGTCCAAACCGCGAAACAGAATCCATGCAAGATGGTTCTGACGCCGTATCCGACTGGCCACTGCTGAACGCATTATTAAACACCGCCAGCGGAGCAACGTGGGTTTCACTGCATCACGGCGGCGGCGTGGGGATGGGCTTCTCTCAGCACTCCGGCATGGTTATCGTGTGCGATGGCACCGATGAAGCCGCTGAACGCATCGCCCGCGTCCTGCACAACGATCCCGCCACCGGCGTAATGCGTCATGCGGATGCTGGCTATGAGATCGCCATTGAATGCGCACACGAGCAGGGATTAAACCTGCCAATGATTACCTCAGCTCAGGGGAAAAAATAA
- the tesA gene encoding multifunctional acyl-CoA thioesterase I/protease I/lysophospholipase L1 has translation MNFKNIFRWHIPFLLLFSLLCGRAMAADTLLILGDSLSAGYRLPIADSWATRLAQQWQKTTPPVSVVNGSISGDTADQGLARLPALLKQHQPRWVLIELGANDGLRGFAPADIETALDKIITQVQQAKAQPLLMQIRLPPNYGRRYTEAFAAVYPKLAKQHQIPLIPFYMEQVALKPEWMQQDGLHPNGEAQPFIAQWMSEQLHPLLTNPHQ, from the coding sequence ATGAACTTCAAGAACATTTTCCGTTGGCATATCCCTTTCCTTCTTCTATTCAGCCTGTTATGTGGGCGGGCAATGGCCGCTGATACATTGTTAATATTAGGCGACAGCCTGAGCGCAGGCTATCGGTTGCCGATTGCAGATTCATGGGCCACGCGTCTTGCGCAGCAATGGCAAAAAACAACGCCGCCGGTTTCCGTGGTCAATGGTAGCATCAGCGGTGATACAGCCGATCAAGGTCTTGCTCGGCTCCCCGCGTTGTTGAAACAACATCAGCCGCGCTGGGTATTGATCGAACTCGGCGCTAACGATGGGCTAAGAGGCTTTGCTCCTGCCGATATCGAAACGGCCTTAGACAAAATCATTACTCAGGTACAACAGGCCAAAGCGCAGCCACTGCTGATGCAAATTCGGCTACCGCCTAACTATGGCCGCCGCTACACCGAAGCCTTTGCAGCCGTTTATCCTAAACTCGCAAAACAGCATCAAATACCGCTTATTCCATTCTATATGGAGCAAGTCGCGTTAAAACCCGAGTGGATGCAGCAGGACGGATTACACCCAAACGGCGAAGCACAGCCGTTTATTGCGCAATGGATGAGCGAACAGCTTCACCCCTTGCTGACGAATCCCCATCAGTAA
- a CDS encoding GGDEF domain-containing protein produces MKRSEVNTGSIKINKFVIFSIILLVVLFVLFRMFGYIRLPALEALFPVSTSVTLILNVLLALFMLMKFSVDRKHLYLVVLAFAYGISSLYLMSKLLSYPGVIFTEGGIGTNANDLAIYFIFRSASMAIFFLLSLVVYRLWNNRFINMVSVTALCTCLTIILLSTAYFVSSHSLVLSLPIVDEGSLSYQQFWNSSVGLYLVLLWGGTTCAVMWFAGVKNNFWASLSLSCMAFLGSTMLLSGSEYLTSLAWYGAHLFEVLATFVVMLAFLFDIFKLYQKARIDYKISYNNSIRDPMTRLYNRSYYYDSLVNRMQSASTNAPITLLVADIDHFKRINDIYGHVTGDRVIQYVAKTLQNSIRKTDIAARIGGEEFSVMLDGVSRDDALEIAEKIRAKICHHQDSPYGQDVPEKITISIGIYTVVGNELTAEQCVARADEAMYQAKQEGRDRVVIYSARTAEIMGRENSAPLRPIYT; encoded by the coding sequence ATGAAACGATCTGAGGTTAACACTGGATCTATTAAGATAAATAAGTTTGTAATTTTTTCAATCATATTATTGGTTGTGCTTTTTGTTCTATTTCGAATGTTTGGCTATATCCGACTTCCCGCATTAGAGGCATTATTCCCTGTTTCCACATCAGTAACGCTTATTCTGAATGTTTTGTTAGCGTTGTTTATGCTGATGAAGTTTAGTGTTGATAGAAAACACCTTTATTTGGTTGTGCTTGCATTTGCTTATGGTATCTCTTCTCTTTACCTCATGAGTAAACTGCTTAGTTATCCGGGAGTTATTTTCACCGAGGGTGGAATTGGTACTAACGCTAATGATTTGGCCATCTATTTTATCTTTCGTAGTGCCAGCATGGCGATATTTTTCCTTTTATCTTTAGTTGTTTATCGTTTATGGAATAACCGATTTATTAATATGGTTTCGGTTACGGCTCTCTGCACGTGCTTGACGATTATTCTGCTGTCTACCGCCTATTTTGTTTCTAGCCATAGCTTAGTTTTAAGCCTGCCGATTGTTGATGAGGGAAGCCTTTCTTATCAGCAGTTTTGGAACTCATCCGTTGGGCTCTATCTGGTTTTACTCTGGGGCGGTACAACCTGTGCAGTAATGTGGTTTGCCGGTGTGAAGAATAACTTTTGGGCAAGTCTAAGTCTTAGCTGTATGGCTTTCTTAGGGAGCACGATGCTGCTTAGCGGCAGCGAATATTTGACCTCTCTAGCATGGTATGGCGCTCATCTTTTTGAAGTGCTTGCCACGTTTGTTGTCATGCTGGCTTTCTTATTTGATATTTTTAAACTCTATCAAAAAGCACGTATCGACTATAAGATTTCCTATAATAATTCTATTCGCGATCCGATGACGCGTTTATATAATCGCAGCTACTACTATGATTCTTTAGTTAATCGAATGCAGAGTGCATCAACAAATGCGCCAATTACCTTGCTGGTGGCCGATATTGATCATTTCAAACGTATTAATGATATTTACGGGCATGTTACCGGTGACCGTGTGATTCAGTATGTGGCTAAAACTTTGCAGAATTCGATACGCAAGACAGATATTGCGGCGCGGATTGGTGGCGAGGAGTTTTCGGTGATGCTCGATGGTGTTAGCCGAGATGATGCGTTAGAAATTGCAGAGAAAATACGTGCTAAAATTTGCCATCATCAGGACTCGCCATACGGTCAGGATGTTCCTGAGAAAATTACTATCAGCATTGGTATTTATACCGTGGTGGGAAATGAGCTTACCGCTGAACAATGCGTTGCCCGCGCTGACGAGGCCATGTATCAAGCCAAGCAAGAAGGGCGCGATCGTGTGGTTATCTATTCGGCGCGTACCGCAGAAATAATGGGGCGTGAAAATTCAGCGCCATTGAGGCCAATATATACGTAG
- the purK gene encoding 5-(carboxyamino)imidazole ribonucleotide synthase encodes MKPVCVLGNGQLGRMLRQAGEPLGITVFPVGLDVDPEAVPWQQGVITAEIERWPETPLTRELARHNGFVNRDIFPRLADRLTQKQLLDELNLATSPWQLLASASEWPEVFANIGQFAIVKRRTGGYDGRGQWRIRPGDEAELPTDAYGECIVEQGINFSGEVSLVGARAHDGHCVFYPLTHNLHEDGILRTSVALPQPNAQLQQQAEQMLSAIMNELGYVGVMAMECFVVGDSLLINELAPRVHNSGHWTQNGASISQFELHLRAILDLPLPTPVVSTPSVMVNLIGTELNYEWMSQPLVHLHWYDKEVRSGRKVGHLNLNDANASLLATALSELTSQLPAEYHSGLRWAQQKLLA; translated from the coding sequence ATGAAGCCCGTTTGTGTTTTAGGAAATGGCCAGCTTGGCCGCATGCTACGTCAGGCGGGTGAACCGCTGGGGATCACTGTTTTCCCCGTCGGGCTCGACGTTGATCCCGAAGCCGTTCCTTGGCAACAAGGCGTTATTACGGCTGAAATTGAACGCTGGCCAGAAACCCCGTTAACCCGCGAATTAGCTCGCCACAATGGTTTTGTTAACCGTGATATTTTTCCACGTCTAGCCGATCGTTTAACGCAAAAGCAGCTGTTGGATGAGCTGAACTTAGCCACCTCGCCATGGCAGCTACTAGCTTCAGCAAGCGAATGGCCAGAAGTCTTCGCCAATATCGGCCAATTCGCGATAGTGAAGCGCCGCACCGGCGGTTACGATGGACGTGGTCAATGGCGAATTCGCCCCGGTGATGAGGCTGAATTACCGACAGATGCTTACGGTGAATGTATCGTTGAGCAAGGCATCAACTTTTCTGGCGAGGTGTCATTAGTCGGCGCCCGCGCCCATGATGGCCATTGTGTGTTTTATCCTTTGACGCACAACCTGCATGAAGATGGTATTCTGCGAACTAGCGTCGCCCTTCCACAGCCAAATGCTCAGCTTCAGCAACAGGCAGAGCAGATGCTTAGCGCTATCATGAATGAACTGGGTTACGTCGGCGTGATGGCGATGGAGTGCTTTGTGGTAGGGGACAGCTTACTGATTAACGAACTTGCACCACGCGTCCATAACAGCGGCCACTGGACTCAGAATGGTGCATCGATAAGCCAGTTTGAATTGCATCTGCGCGCTATTCTGGATCTGCCACTCCCAACTCCCGTGGTCAGTACGCCTTCGGTCATGGTTAATTTGATTGGTACCGAGCTGAACTATGAGTGGATGTCACAGCCGTTAGTGCATCTTCATTGGTACGATAAAGAAGTACGCTCAGGGCGTAAGGTTGGCCATCTCAATTTAAATGACGCTAACGCTTCGCTTCTGGCCACTGCGTTAAGTGAGCTTACGTCACAGCTACCGGCGGAATATCACAGCGGGCTGCGTTGGGCACAGCAAAAACTTCTCGCCTGA
- a CDS encoding SDR family oxidoreductase: protein MQKAILITGCSSGIGLTAAQDLRNRGYRVLAACRKPQDVEVMRDLGMEGIELDLDDSASVERAAAEVIRITEGRLYALFNNGGFGLYGPLNTISRAELERQFATNLFGTHQLTQLLLPIMLPHGEGRIIQTSSVMGLVSTPGRGAYAASKFALEGWSDALRMELHGSGIHVSLIEPGPINTRFTSNVHQMEKDKPVTNPGIAARFTLTPDAILPKLHHALESKRPKLRYPVTLVAHALTLLRRILPGRLLDKVLRGN, encoded by the coding sequence ATGCAAAAAGCCATCCTTATCACCGGCTGCTCCAGCGGAATTGGACTTACCGCAGCACAGGATCTCCGCAACCGGGGATATCGCGTGTTAGCCGCTTGTCGCAAACCGCAGGACGTTGAGGTGATGCGAGATTTAGGCATGGAAGGTATTGAGCTGGATTTGGACGACAGCGCGAGCGTAGAGCGCGCCGCGGCCGAAGTGATTCGTATCACTGAAGGACGCCTTTATGCGCTGTTTAATAACGGCGGCTTTGGCCTTTACGGCCCACTTAACACCATCAGCCGAGCCGAACTAGAACGGCAGTTTGCCACTAACCTTTTTGGCACCCACCAGCTCACCCAGCTTTTATTGCCCATTATGCTGCCACACGGTGAAGGCCGAATTATTCAAACCAGTTCGGTGATGGGACTCGTCTCCACGCCTGGACGTGGCGCTTATGCCGCAAGCAAATTTGCGCTTGAAGGCTGGTCTGATGCATTGCGAATGGAGCTGCACGGCAGCGGCATCCATGTTTCTCTGATTGAGCCGGGCCCGATAAATACCCGCTTCACCAGCAATGTGCATCAGATGGAAAAAGATAAACCAGTGACCAATCCAGGCATTGCGGCACGTTTTACGCTCACGCCTGATGCCATTCTGCCTAAGCTGCATCATGCCTTAGAAAGCAAAAGACCAAAACTTCGTTATCCGGTCACGCTGGTCGCGCACGCACTGACCTTACTGCGCCGTATCTTGCCAGGAAGATTACTCGACAAGGTTCTGCGTGGTAATTAA